GTTCGGCGGCCTGCACCTGCCCGCCGTCGGCGACACCTTCGACTACCTGCACCTGCACGGGTTGAGCGTGCGCAACGACGACCCGCTGGTTTTCCAGGCACTGCTCGAGCACGTCCTGGCCCACCAGGTACAGCCTCGGCAAAGCCTGGTGTGCGGCTTCTTCGACGATGACCCACTGGCGCAAGTCGTCAGCCGTTACCGGCGCCAGACCCTGCACAGCCGCCACTTCCTCCTCAGTTACGACCACGACCCGCGCCCGGCCCAGGCGCACGGCCACCGCCATGTCGAAATCGCCCGCTTGTGAGAGTCGCACCACCATGACCCACGCCGAACCTGCACGCCCCCTCGCAGCCAAACCAGTCGACCTGGATTCAGGCTACGCCATGGATGCCAAGACCCTGCGCCGCCTCGCCCTGTTCGCCGCCATGCTGCTCTGCATTGCCCTGGCTTTCGGGGCGTACTGGCTGCTGCAAGGACGCTTTCTGGAAACCACCGACAATGCCTATGTCCGCGCCGATATCGTCGAGGTCTCCAGCCAGCTTGCCGGGCGCATCACGCGCGTACAGGCGCAGGACAACCAATGGGTCGAGGCCGGTGACGTGCTGGCCCGCCTCGACGACGCCGATTACGTCTATCAGGAGCAGCGCATCCAGACGCAGATCAACGACCTGCAGGTTCAGTTGCACAGCCTGTCCAATCAGCAGGAGCAGCAACAGGCGCGAATCGAGGCGCAGGCCGCCGAGGTTCAGGCCGGCAGCGCCGAACTCGGTCGCCAGCAGGACAATCTCGAACGCCTGCGCGCCCTGCGCCGCAACGGCTTCGTCTCGGAGGAGCAGTTTTCCAGCCTCAGCGCCAATGTCGCAGTAGCCCGCGCCAACGTCGACAAGGCCAAGGCCGGGCTAAAGGCTTATCGCCTAGAACTCGAGCAGCTCGATAATCGCCGCCAGCAATTGCAGAATCAGCTCGACGGCGCCCACAACGACCTGGCCCAGGCACGTCTGAACCTGGCCCGCACGCGGATAGTCGCGCCGATCGCCGGACGGGTCGGCAACCGCTCGCTACGCGAGGGGCAGTACGTGCGTCCGGGCGAGGCGCTGCTCGCCCTGGTGCCACGCGAGCTTTGGGTGCAGGCCAACTTCAAGGAAACCCAGGTCGCGCGCATGCACCCACAGCAAAAGGTCGAGCTGCGCTTCGACGCCCTCCCCAACCTGCGCCTGCAAGGCACCCTCGATAGCCTGTACCCGGCCACGGGCGCCGAATTCAGCCTGCTGCCGCCGGACAACGCCACCGGCAACTTCACCAAGGTGATCCAGCGCGTGCCGGTGAAGATCCGCCTGCCGGAAAACATTCCCGAACTGGAGCGCATACGCCCAGGCATGTCGGTCATCGCGACGGTGGACAGCCGTGACTGAGCAAGCGCTGGCGCAACGCGAGCCCAGCCTGCGCGACTGGATCGCAGTGCTCAGTGCCATGCTCGGGGCCTTCATGGCGGTCATCGATATCCTCATCACCAACGCCTCGCTCAAGGAGATCCAGGCCGCCCTCGGCGCCACCATCAGCGAAGGCTCGTGGATATCCACCTCTTATCTGGTCGGCGAGATCATCATCATCCCGCTGACGGTCTGGCTGACCAACCTGTTGGGCGCGCGCCGCCTGACCGTCTGGCTGTCGATCGGTTTCATCGTCTCCTCGTTACTCTGCTCGCACGCCTGGTCGCTGCACAGCATGATCGCCTTTCGTGCCATGCAAGGGCTGTGCGGCGGCGCCTTCATTCCGCTGGCCTTCAGCATGGTGCTGACGCGCCTGCCGCCCCATCGCCGCCCGATCGGCATGGCGCTGTTCGCCGTCACCGCCACCTTCGCCCCAGCCATCGGCCCGTCCATCGGCGGCTGGCTGACGGAGCACCTGGGCTGGCAATACCTGTTCTACATCAACCTGC
The genomic region above belongs to Pseudomonas sp. GOM7 and contains:
- a CDS encoding HlyD family secretion protein is translated as MTHAEPARPLAAKPVDLDSGYAMDAKTLRRLALFAAMLLCIALAFGAYWLLQGRFLETTDNAYVRADIVEVSSQLAGRITRVQAQDNQWVEAGDVLARLDDADYVYQEQRIQTQINDLQVQLHSLSNQQEQQQARIEAQAAEVQAGSAELGRQQDNLERLRALRRNGFVSEEQFSSLSANVAVARANVDKAKAGLKAYRLELEQLDNRRQQLQNQLDGAHNDLAQARLNLARTRIVAPIAGRVGNRSLREGQYVRPGEALLALVPRELWVQANFKETQVARMHPQQKVELRFDALPNLRLQGTLDSLYPATGAEFSLLPPDNATGNFTKVIQRVPVKIRLPENIPELERIRPGMSVIATVDSRD